Below is a genomic region from Gemmobacter sp. 24YEA27.
GACAGCAAAGACAGCCGTCACAGATTAAGATCATAGTGCTGTCAATCTCACGGCGCCGGGACAGATCGGTTCTGAATGCCGAAGCTGCAAGTTCGGTGGACCTGCGGGACCAGAGGCGATTCCACGGCCCGGTTCCTGACATTGCCTGCCCGTGCATTGAGCAGGTCAGCCGGAGAGGTGAAGGATGTCCGGGTTCTGTGCCGTGAGGTCCAGATCGCGGCCAGCCGTGTTACCGGCTCACGCTGCACTCAGAAGTATCTGCGACCCAGGCCCCCCGCAACGCCTGGCGCCGATGTGTCCGGCGGAGGGACTGCCTGTCGTTGCAGGTCATCCTCACCCGCTTGCGCTGGCCCGCTTGTGATGGCCGGTAGGGTGGATCTCCGGCAAGGCAATGATCGGGCGCAGACCGAGTTCGCGTTCCATCTGCGTCGACGTGCGGATCACCGGCCTCAGCAGATCCAGCAGGAAGGCAAGGATCAGCCCGCCGAGCAGCCCCGCAATCGCCCCCGCCGCCACGAACATCTTGCGGCGTGGGCCGTCGGGATGCTCGGGCGTGATGGCGCGATCGAGAATGCCGAACCGTTCGCCCTGCTGGCGTTCGGCCAGACGCACCTGAGAATCTGCTTCGGCCAAAGCATCCGAAGCCTGGTCGAAATTGCGCTGGATCTGACCAAGGTCCCGCTCAAGATCCGCAAGACCGCGTTCCGCCACCGCAACACCCGCAAGCCCGGATTCGATGCCGGCGGCACGGGTCTTCAGCGCCGCTTGCTGGCCCGCGATCAGCGTGGTCTGATCATCCAACTCGCGCAGACGCTGCCGGTCGGTCGGGCGCAGCGTCTCGCGCGCCGAGATGCGGCGGCGCTCTTCATCGACCAGCAGCAGATCGCGGTCGAGCCCGCGCAGATCGGTCTCGATGGTGGTCAGCTCTTCGCGCCGCGTCGCCGATACCGGCGGCAGCATTTCGGCATTTGCATTGCGCCAGGAGATGATTTTTGCCTCCTGCGCCTG
It encodes:
- a CDS encoding Wzz/FepE/Etk N-terminal domain-containing protein, with the protein product MGHLRNIEDLLGFLLRRGWMIALCALIAVVLAALYAKGRPDNYTAWASIEIQTAQVRVPVAGQPAEATQASGSAQLVQSLQHRLTTRQNLVAIIERHGLFSDLPAMSTEAKVTALRAAIRFDTVEVSGDPAYGQPTQVSAVVISTTFGDADNAARIANDLAQSVVDLSASGQLARARESYTFHSDRLSVLNTEIQAQEAKIISWRNANAEMLPPVSATRREELTTIETDLRGLDRDLLLVDEERRRISARETLRPTDRQRLRELDDQTTLIAGQQAALKTRAAGIESGLAGVAVAERGLADLERDLGQIQRNFDQASDALAEADSQVRLAERQQGERFGILDRAITPEHPDGPRRKMFVAAGAIAGLLGGLILAFLLDLLRPVIRTSTQMERELGLRPIIALPEIHPTGHHKRASASG